In a genomic window of Erigeron canadensis isolate Cc75 chromosome 5, C_canadensis_v1, whole genome shotgun sequence:
- the LOC122601340 gene encoding uncharacterized protein LOC122601340, with product MGVPILNFHFVKLAKFDGSVKGGCQVCTCEARVEYLCTFYSTRIPVGWKVDSEEEDDQVDEEIVVEPNLAVIHLAIPSTPNPPIATPVAKPAFVEPEVKVYKPKIPFPQRLRKDKLKEQYGKFMDIIKSVYINVSLVDLLSGMPSYAKFIKDLVIDKRKLRLLSSTRADIGASINLIPFSVYRRLSLVALKPTRMSIKLTDHSFQYPMGIAENLCVKVGHIVFLADFVILEMEEDAEVPFILGRPFLYTTDVIIRVKDKVISLGRGNDRISFSIDKPLQHPYSCNTR from the exons atgggggtccctattttgaattttcattttGTAAAATTGGCCAAATTCGATGGATCTGTTAAAGGTGGTTgtcaagtgtgcacgtgtgAAGCACGTGTGGAGTATTTATGTACTTTCTACTCCACAAGGATCCCTGTGGGGTGGAAA GTTGATAGTGAAGAGGAAGATGATCAAGTTGATGAGGAGATTGTAGTGGAGCCGAACCTAGCCGTGATTCACCTGGCCATTCCATCTACACCTAATCCACCGATAGCTACACCGGTTGCTAAACCGGCGTTTGTTGAACCTGAAGTCAAGGTTTACAAGCCTAAGATTCCTTTTCCTCAACGATTAAGGAAGGATAAGCTCAAGGAACAATATGGTAAGTTCATGGACATAATTAAATCAGTTTATATTAATGtgtctttggttgatttgctttcGGGGATGCCGAGTTATGCAAAGTTCATTAAGGATCTTGTGATAGATAAGAGGAAGCTAAGGCTACTTTCCTCAACACGGG CCGATATTGGTGCTAGCATAAATTTGATTCCATTTTCAGTTTATAGAAGATTATCTTTAGTGGCATTAAAGCCAACTCGGATGAGCATTAAGCTCACCGATCATTCATTTCAGTATCCTATGGGGATTGCTGAAAATTTGTGTGTTAAAGTAGGCCATATTGTCTTTTTGGccgattttgttattcttgaaATGGAAGAGGATGCCGAGGTGCCTTTTATTTTAGGCCGTCCTTTCTTATATACGACCGATGTTATCATTCGTGTCAAGGATAAGGTTATTTCGTTAGGCAGAGGAAATGATAGAATTTCGTTTTCAATTGACAAACCTTTGCAACATCCTTACTCTTGTAAcacccgctaa